One stretch of Caldisericaceae bacterium DNA includes these proteins:
- a CDS encoding DUF4115 domain-containing protein codes for MKIGTILKEEREKRGLTLEDVSKETLIRLYYLEKIENDDFGSEFDGYILSYIRMYAEFLNIDSLPLISEYKSLFVKSEKHAKHKAFPISKFFAIPFLIFFALLIVVFLLKSFIIKNSQLPPKQDISTNISSEVPPSVSEETPSNTTPKEENNVVEETPKEAPVVVVLTASGRCWLGINQDGKTTQKFINNGETLKLTAQNYIQIRFGNAKVVKINYNGKDLGVASSTKTVIDYKFTKEKAQFLGSQ; via the coding sequence ATGAAAATAGGAACCATTCTTAAAGAAGAAAGAGAAAAACGAGGTTTAACTTTAGAAGATGTTTCAAAAGAAACACTTATAAGACTTTACTATCTTGAGAAAATAGAAAACGATGATTTTGGTTCCGAATTCGATGGCTATATTTTGTCCTATATTCGCATGTATGCAGAATTTCTAAATATAGATTCCTTACCTCTTATAAGTGAATACAAAAGTTTGTTTGTTAAATCTGAAAAGCATGCAAAACACAAAGCATTCCCGATTAGTAAATTTTTCGCAATTCCTTTTCTTATTTTTTTTGCTCTTTTAATCGTAGTTTTTTTATTAAAATCGTTTATTATTAAAAATTCGCAACTTCCGCCAAAGCAGGATATTTCAACCAACATAAGCTCAGAAGTGCCTCCATCAGTTAGTGAAGAAACTCCTTCCAATACAACACCTAAAGAGGAAAATAATGTTGTTGAAGAAACACCAAAGGAAGCGCCAGTTGTTGTTGTTCTTACAGCGTCAGGAAGATGTTGGCTTGGCATAAATCAAGATGGGAAGACGACTCAGAAATTCATAAATAACGGCGAAACACTTAAACTGACTGCACAAAACTATATACAAATAAGGTTTGGTAACGCTAAGGTTGTGAAGATAAATTATAATGGTAAAGATTTAGGCGTGGCAAGTTCTACAAAAACAGTAATTGACTATAAATTCACAAAAGAAAAGGCTCAGTTTTTGGGGAGTCAATGA
- a CDS encoding RecX family transcriptional regulator, with protein sequence MRNSSQKKKNNNALEYALKLISKRDYSEFEIRRKLNKYTASEVEETILKLKGRGLLLDEKYAANLIDKCISKKYGFYKVEEVLRSKGVLNSETKALLAEKYSLDIERKIILNFLNKKPKDKLYPYLIQRGFRSNIVQEVLTLKD encoded by the coding sequence ATGAGAAACTCTTCACAAAAAAAGAAGAACAATAATGCACTTGAATATGCATTAAAACTAATTTCAAAGAGAGATTATTCAGAATTTGAAATTAGACGAAAATTGAATAAATACACGGCTTCAGAAGTTGAAGAAACTATTTTAAAATTAAAGGGAAGAGGACTTCTTTTGGACGAAAAGTATGCAGCAAACCTCATTGATAAGTGTATAAGTAAAAAGTACGGTTTTTATAAAGTTGAAGAAGTGCTTAGGTCAAAAGGTGTTTTAAATAGTGAAACAAAAGCACTTCTTGCGGAGAAATATTCTTTAGATATTGAAAGAAAGATAATATTGAATTTTTTAAATAAAAAGCCCAAAGATAAGCTTTATCCGTATTTAATTCAAAGAGGTTTTAGGTCCAATATCGTTCAGGAAGTCCTCACCTTAAAAGATTAA
- the lon gene encoding endopeptidase La → MNNKRWEKAYSPYFPLRGIVMFPGMVVPLVVGRAKSINAIEKALSEDKLIVVSSQKNGLIEDPETEDVYDVGVGCEIIQVLKLPDGTYRIIVEGIERVKIQKFDLAPTIWHVSVTPLETLYEESSETIALMKLVSDKFAFYSELNKKVPQDAILSLTNVDDPERLITVVISNLFVSVEEKQKILETMGVKDQLNMLLEILERENTILEISREIDEKVRNKIEKSQKEYFLREKLREIEKELGEEGEGVGTIGEVKRKMKGRKHHKYVKEKIEEELEKLKKIPPMSPESGVILNYIDWLLALPWDRKTIDTIDVNVAQMILDKNHYDLKDVKERILELIAVKKLKKDVKGPILCLVGPPGVGKTSLGRSIAEALGRKFVRVSLGGIRDEAEIRGHRRTYVGALPGRIIQGIKQAGVKNPVFLLDEIDKVGTDFRGDPTAALLEALDPEQNNSFSDNYIELPFDLSEVLFITTANVVDTIPPALFDRMEVLKLPGYVDEEKLQIAKRFIIPKQVDVHGLVKSDVIISDNAILKIINDYTREAGLRNLERSITKIIRKVAKEKAEKGSVRVKITENNLIKYLGKSEFSRESQEKRNFTGVACGMVVTFAGGDIVYIEATKMPGKGSLLLTGQLGDVMKESAQAALSYIRANTQKLDIKPDFYDKFDIHIHVPEGAVPKEGPSAGITIFVALVSVLKEIPIDIDVAMTGEITLRGRVLPVGGIKEKVLGAYRANKKTVILPKGNEIDLDDIPENVKKKVKIHLIENVEEALNIALRDENRNHS, encoded by the coding sequence ATGAATAATAAAAGATGGGAAAAGGCATATTCACCGTATTTTCCTTTAAGAGGAATAGTGATGTTTCCCGGAATGGTTGTCCCTTTAGTTGTAGGGAGAGCAAAGTCAATAAATGCTATTGAAAAGGCTTTATCGGAAGATAAACTTATAGTAGTTTCTTCACAAAAAAATGGGCTTATTGAGGATCCAGAAACTGAAGATGTTTATGATGTTGGAGTTGGTTGCGAAATTATTCAGGTTTTAAAACTCCCAGACGGCACCTATAGAATTATTGTAGAGGGTATTGAGAGAGTTAAAATTCAGAAGTTTGATTTGGCACCAACAATTTGGCATGTTTCTGTTACTCCTTTAGAAACTTTGTATGAGGAAAGTTCTGAAACTATTGCATTAATGAAACTTGTGTCAGACAAGTTTGCTTTTTATTCTGAACTCAATAAGAAAGTCCCCCAGGATGCGATTTTGAGCTTGACCAATGTCGATGATCCTGAAAGGCTTATTACGGTTGTTATATCAAACCTTTTTGTTTCTGTTGAGGAAAAACAAAAAATCCTTGAGACAATGGGTGTCAAAGACCAACTTAATATGTTACTCGAAATACTCGAAAGAGAGAATACAATCCTTGAAATTTCAAGAGAAATTGATGAAAAGGTAAGGAATAAAATTGAGAAAAGTCAAAAAGAGTATTTTTTGAGGGAAAAACTCAGAGAAATTGAAAAAGAACTTGGAGAAGAAGGTGAAGGTGTTGGCACCATTGGTGAAGTTAAAAGAAAAATGAAGGGGAGAAAGCACCATAAATATGTGAAAGAAAAGATAGAAGAAGAACTTGAAAAACTAAAGAAAATTCCACCGATGAGCCCAGAAAGTGGTGTAATACTAAATTACATTGATTGGCTTTTAGCCCTACCTTGGGATCGAAAAACTATTGATACAATTGATGTTAATGTAGCACAAATGATTTTAGATAAGAATCATTACGACTTGAAAGATGTAAAAGAAAGAATTCTTGAATTAATTGCAGTAAAAAAACTTAAAAAAGATGTAAAAGGTCCTATTCTTTGCCTTGTTGGTCCTCCTGGTGTTGGAAAAACTTCTCTTGGTAGATCTATTGCAGAAGCCTTAGGTAGAAAGTTTGTTCGAGTTTCTCTTGGAGGCATAAGAGATGAGGCTGAAATTAGAGGTCATAGGAGAACGTATGTAGGTGCGCTACCTGGGAGAATTATACAGGGCATTAAGCAAGCAGGAGTTAAAAATCCAGTTTTCCTTCTTGATGAGATCGATAAAGTAGGTACTGATTTTAGGGGGGATCCAACTGCTGCGTTATTAGAGGCATTGGATCCAGAGCAGAACAATTCTTTTTCTGATAACTATATAGAGCTTCCTTTTGACCTTTCAGAGGTTTTGTTTATAACAACAGCAAATGTTGTAGATACCATTCCACCTGCTTTGTTTGATAGAATGGAGGTTTTAAAACTCCCTGGATACGTTGATGAGGAAAAATTACAGATTGCAAAGCGCTTTATTATACCAAAACAAGTTGATGTGCATGGCTTAGTGAAAAGTGATGTTATAATTTCTGATAATGCAATTTTAAAAATCATTAATGATTATACAAGAGAAGCAGGTTTAAGAAATCTTGAACGTTCTATTACTAAAATCATAAGAAAAGTTGCAAAAGAAAAGGCAGAAAAAGGGAGTGTTAGAGTAAAAATTACTGAAAATAATTTAATCAAATATCTTGGAAAGTCAGAGTTTTCAAGAGAATCGCAAGAGAAGAGAAACTTTACTGGAGTTGCTTGCGGAATGGTTGTTACCTTTGCAGGTGGTGATATAGTCTACATTGAAGCAACAAAAATGCCAGGAAAAGGGAGTTTACTTCTTACAGGTCAGTTGGGAGATGTTATGAAGGAATCTGCTCAAGCAGCCTTAAGCTATATAAGAGCTAATACTCAAAAACTTGATATTAAACCAGATTTCTATGATAAATTTGATATCCATATTCATGTTCCTGAAGGTGCTGTTCCAAAAGAAGGACCATCTGCTGGTATTACAATATTTGTTGCTTTGGTATCTGTATTAAAGGAAATCCCTATTGATATAGATGTTGCAATGACAGGTGAAATTACCCTGAGAGGAAGGGTGCTTCCTGTGGGTGGCATTAAAGAGAAAGTACTTGGTGCATATAGGGCTAATAAAAAAACCGTGATTCTTCCAAAGGGAAATGAAATTGATTTAGATGATATTCCAGAGAATGTTAAGAAAAAGGTTAAAATACATTTAATAGAAAACGTAGAGGAGGCATTGAATATTGCGCTAAGAGATGAAAATAGGAACCATTCTTAA
- the thpR gene encoding RNA 2',3'-cyclic phosphodiesterase → MRIFIALKTTSYESNLFKLVLEFKKSIKGNIKWVSKDNLHVTEKFLGEVSEDFLKEIFQIVNEIASSFESFDFYIKGVSGFPSIDNARVLFFSIVDPTESIVKIMKDFDERFLKFDFKRETSYIPHITFGRAKGEFVDISKLSVPDFEIKVSALGLTVFESKLESSGPKYNEIGGFDFLNK, encoded by the coding sequence ATGAGAATTTTTATAGCCTTGAAAACAACTTCTTATGAGAGCAATTTGTTTAAGTTAGTTTTAGAGTTTAAAAAATCTATTAAGGGGAATATTAAGTGGGTTTCTAAAGACAACCTTCATGTAACGGAAAAATTTTTAGGGGAAGTATCAGAAGATTTTCTTAAAGAAATTTTCCAAATAGTTAATGAAATTGCAAGTTCATTTGAAAGTTTTGACTTCTATATAAAAGGGGTTTCTGGTTTCCCATCAATAGATAATGCAAGAGTTCTTTTCTTTTCTATTGTTGATCCAACTGAATCTATTGTTAAAATCATGAAAGATTTTGATGAGCGCTTTTTGAAATTCGATTTTAAGCGTGAAACCTCATACATCCCGCATATTACTTTTGGTAGGGCTAAAGGTGAGTTTGTGGACATTTCTAAGCTAAGTGTGCCTGACTTTGAAATTAAGGTTTCTGCGTTGGGTTTAACAGTATTTGAAAGTAAACTTGAAAGTAGTGGTCCTAAGTATAATGAAATTGGGGGCTTTGATTTTTTAAATAAGTAA
- the uvrC gene encoding excinuclease ABC subunit UvrC, which translates to MQNKLLFAGELGLLPDSPGVYIFRDASDKVIYVGKAKSLKKRVNSYKNPKDAKGEVLLSRINSVEFIATKNPDEALLLENNLIKKFKPPFNIRLVDDENYPYIKITNEEYPRIQKVYRIRGEKGSYFGPFPHGRAIDTTIKTLRKIFPIRSCNLKIDDSKTYQPCMLYQIGLCLAPCAHLVSKSDYIKTVESFKQFLRSEDTSVINSLMLELEKAKNELNFESAIIFRDAINGLKSIFSSQRVIMEDNLSFDLITAELANEYSCVVKVSIREGRVVSLYPFIFSSYEDKQSLIEAFLLSYPEHITANELYIDCKLESKGALENFLKLKLKHDVKIKKVRGVAVKKVLELAVDNAKMHLENYVKRREETTNLLLIQLKNILSIKNIPIRIEGYDISNIQGEFAVGSMVVFINGKPDKDEYRHFKIKYTPGPNDYGMLYEVLLRRFTNKEDTFSKGVPNLLLIDGGLGQIQVAMRVKKELNLDVDIISLAKKEELIYIENSNTPIKLNRDSEVLKLLQRIRDEAHRFAISYFKKIYSMEIRGEKNAKKK; encoded by the coding sequence ATGCAAAATAAATTACTTTTCGCAGGCGAATTGGGATTACTTCCTGATTCGCCTGGAGTTTATATTTTTAGAGATGCTAGCGATAAAGTAATTTATGTAGGAAAAGCAAAATCACTCAAAAAGAGGGTAAATTCGTACAAAAACCCAAAAGATGCTAAAGGTGAAGTTTTACTAAGTAGAATAAACTCTGTTGAATTTATAGCGACTAAAAATCCTGATGAAGCACTTTTACTTGAAAATAATCTTATAAAAAAATTTAAACCCCCCTTCAACATAAGGCTTGTTGATGATGAAAATTATCCTTACATAAAAATAACAAATGAAGAATACCCTAGAATTCAAAAGGTTTACCGTATAAGAGGGGAGAAGGGAAGCTATTTTGGTCCATTTCCTCATGGAAGAGCGATTGATACTACCATTAAAACACTAAGAAAAATCTTTCCAATCCGTTCTTGCAATTTAAAAATAGATGATAGTAAAACATATCAGCCATGTATGCTCTATCAAATTGGTTTGTGTCTTGCACCATGTGCACATCTTGTTTCAAAAAGTGATTATATTAAAACTGTTGAGTCTTTTAAGCAATTTTTAAGAAGTGAGGATACCTCTGTAATAAACTCTTTGATGTTAGAGTTAGAGAAGGCTAAAAATGAACTTAATTTTGAAAGTGCAATTATTTTTAGAGATGCAATCAACGGTTTAAAATCAATTTTTTCGTCCCAACGGGTAATTATGGAAGATAATTTGAGTTTTGATTTGATTACCGCAGAGCTTGCAAATGAATATAGTTGTGTAGTTAAAGTTTCTATAAGGGAAGGCCGAGTTGTGAGTTTGTATCCCTTTATATTTTCTTCATATGAAGATAAGCAGTCTCTTATTGAAGCATTTTTGCTAAGTTATCCTGAGCACATTACCGCAAATGAACTTTATATTGATTGTAAACTCGAAAGTAAAGGTGCTTTGGAGAATTTTTTGAAACTAAAATTGAAACACGATGTTAAAATTAAAAAAGTGCGTGGTGTGGCAGTTAAAAAAGTGTTAGAATTAGCAGTTGATAATGCAAAAATGCATTTAGAAAACTATGTCAAAAGAAGGGAAGAGACTACTAACCTACTTTTGATACAACTAAAAAACATACTTAGTATAAAAAATATTCCTATAAGAATTGAGGGTTATGATATTTCAAATATACAGGGTGAATTTGCTGTGGGATCTATGGTTGTATTCATCAATGGTAAACCAGATAAAGATGAATACAGACACTTTAAAATAAAATACACACCCGGACCAAATGACTATGGAATGCTTTATGAGGTATTATTAAGAAGATTCACCAATAAAGAAGATACCTTTTCTAAAGGAGTGCCAAATCTCTTGTTAATTGATGGTGGCTTAGGTCAAATTCAAGTTGCTATGCGTGTTAAAAAAGAGCTTAATTTAGATGTTGATATCATTTCTCTTGCTAAAAAAGAAGAGTTGATATACATTGAGAATAGCAATACTCCAATAAAACTTAATAGAGATTCTGAAGTCTTGAAATTGCTTCAAAGAATAAGGGACGAAGCTCATAGGTTTGCAATCTCATATTTTAAAAAGATATATTCAATGGAAATAAGAGGTGAAAAAAATGCGAAAAAGAAATGA
- a CDS encoding phage holin family protein → MRKRNEGIIASFIVTFVSLYLVGLIFPKIYFDNTLSIIAAGIIFGIVNATIKPVFIFFSLPLVFLTFGLFMFIINGLMFVVVSKLVPGFHVESFWDAVFASILLSFLNNLIRSVFFG, encoded by the coding sequence ATGCGAAAAAGAAATGAAGGAATTATTGCAAGTTTTATAGTCACCTTTGTTTCACTTTATCTTGTCGGCTTAATTTTCCCTAAGATTTACTTTGACAACACTTTAAGTATTATTGCGGCTGGAATAATCTTTGGCATTGTTAATGCCACCATAAAACCAGTTTTTATTTTCTTTTCGCTTCCTCTTGTTTTTTTAACCTTTGGACTTTTTATGTTTATAATTAACGGTTTGATGTTTGTAGTAGTTTCCAAGTTGGTTCCTGGTTTTCATGTTGAATCATTTTGGGATGCAGTATTTGCTTCAATTTTGTTGTCTTTTTTGAACAACTTAATAAGGAGCGTTTTCTTTGGTTAA
- the rny gene encoding ribonuclease Y, translating to MDVPYILYIIVTIVMFLIGGLFGWFLQGYVLKSKYGSVDDYLNKKKNELENDLEIEKREMKVALKEEYDKKAQELENRVKERQRELQEIENRLLKKEEIVDRRSQLIDKKEKDLTKKEEDLHLLAKTVEEKQKNIDLELFKIASLTKEEARDIILRRVEQDLAKEISKRIAEAEEEIKSQSKEKAKVILSQAIENSAIDYVSETTVSVVPLPSDDIKGRIIGRDGRNIRTFETLTGVDLLIDDTPEAVTLSCFDPVRREIARRALERLIIDGRIHPARIEEFVSEAEAEFEEVVLNDAEKALMSIGLYGFSNEVKRLIGEMKYRTSYGQNLLKHSLEVALIAGKLAEELSENVILAKRAGLLHDIGKVLQQEIEGPHAIIGGEFLKKYGEDERVVHAVQSHHGDIKQESVLDVIVQVADTLSATRPGARREDLENYIKRMEELEKIATSVQGVKKAFIVQAGREVRILVNPEEVSEETSFKIARDVAKTIEESIVYPGVIKVTVVRETRYIEYAK from the coding sequence ATGGATGTTCCATACATTTTGTACATAATAGTAACTATTGTTATGTTTTTAATAGGTGGTCTTTTTGGATGGTTTTTACAAGGTTATGTCTTAAAATCGAAGTATGGTTCAGTAGATGACTACCTTAATAAAAAGAAGAATGAATTAGAAAATGATTTAGAAATCGAAAAGAGGGAGATGAAAGTTGCCCTTAAGGAAGAATACGATAAAAAAGCCCAGGAATTAGAGAATAGAGTTAAAGAGAGACAAAGGGAACTTCAGGAAATTGAGAATAGACTTCTTAAAAAAGAAGAAATAGTTGATAGGCGTTCACAATTAATTGATAAGAAAGAAAAGGACTTAACGAAAAAAGAAGAGGATTTGCATCTATTGGCTAAAACAGTTGAGGAGAAACAAAAGAATATTGATTTAGAACTTTTCAAAATTGCCTCTTTAACAAAAGAAGAAGCAAGAGACATTATCTTAAGAAGGGTTGAACAAGACTTAGCAAAAGAAATTTCTAAAAGAATTGCAGAAGCAGAAGAGGAAATAAAATCACAATCAAAAGAAAAAGCTAAGGTTATTCTTTCACAAGCAATTGAAAATAGTGCTATCGATTATGTTTCTGAAACAACTGTTTCTGTTGTTCCACTCCCGTCGGATGATATTAAAGGAAGAATAATTGGAAGGGATGGAAGAAATATAAGAACTTTTGAAACTCTTACGGGAGTTGATTTACTAATCGATGATACTCCCGAGGCTGTAACCTTATCGTGTTTTGATCCTGTAAGAAGAGAAATTGCAAGAAGAGCATTAGAGAGATTAATTATCGATGGGAGAATTCATCCTGCAAGAATAGAAGAATTTGTTTCTGAAGCTGAAGCTGAGTTTGAAGAAGTTGTTTTGAACGATGCTGAAAAAGCTCTTATGAGTATAGGGCTTTATGGCTTTTCAAACGAGGTAAAACGGCTTATCGGGGAGATGAAGTATAGAACAAGTTACGGACAAAATCTTTTAAAGCATTCTTTAGAAGTTGCTTTAATTGCAGGAAAATTAGCAGAGGAGCTCTCTGAAAATGTAATACTTGCAAAAAGAGCAGGTTTACTCCACGATATTGGTAAAGTGCTTCAACAAGAAATTGAAGGTCCCCATGCTATCATCGGTGGAGAATTTTTAAAGAAATACGGTGAAGATGAAAGAGTTGTCCATGCTGTTCAATCTCATCATGGTGATATTAAGCAAGAGAGTGTGCTTGATGTAATTGTCCAAGTTGCAGATACGCTATCTGCTACAAGACCGGGGGCAAGAAGAGAGGACCTTGAGAATTACATCAAAAGAATGGAGGAACTTGAAAAGATTGCAACCTCAGTGCAAGGAGTAAAAAAAGCGTTCATTGTCCAAGCTGGAAGAGAAGTAAGAATTCTTGTTAATCCAGAAGAGGTAAGCGAAGAAACCTCGTTTAAAATTGCAAGAGATGTCGCAAAAACTATCGAAGAATCTATAGTTTATCCGGGTGTTATAAAGGTTACGGTAGTAAGAGAAACAAGATACATCGAATATGCAAAATAA
- the recA gene encoding recombinase RecA — MANNESNEKEQALKLAMMQAEKEYGKGSVMRLGDKKASLSIEVIPTGIYSLDLALGVGGFPRGRIIEIFGPEGSGKTTLALEAIANTQKMGGKALFVDVEHAFSQEYAKSLGVNVEDLIVSQPDYAEQALDIIDIFVRSGAVDIVVLDSVAALVPKAELEGEMGESFMGVQARLMSQALRKLNGSISKSKTCMVFINQLREKIGVVFGNPEVTPGGRALKFFASVRLDVRRAESINGDAGGAGNRIRIKVVKNKVAPPYKEAEVDLIFGQGISKIADLFDVAVQNEIIKKSGSFYSYGDIKLGQGRDNAIKVISGSEELLQKIKKELDEKLFTKKEEQ; from the coding sequence ATGGCTAATAACGAATCTAATGAAAAAGAACAAGCATTAAAACTTGCCATGATGCAAGCAGAAAAGGAATATGGAAAAGGCTCGGTGATGAGGCTTGGAGATAAAAAAGCAAGTTTAAGCATAGAAGTTATACCAACTGGAATTTATTCGCTTGACCTTGCTTTAGGAGTAGGTGGTTTTCCACGTGGAAGAATTATTGAAATTTTTGGCCCTGAAGGAAGTGGAAAAACAACTCTTGCTTTAGAAGCAATAGCAAATACTCAAAAAATGGGTGGTAAAGCCCTTTTTGTGGATGTGGAACATGCCTTTTCACAAGAATATGCAAAGAGTTTGGGAGTAAATGTTGAGGATTTGATTGTTTCTCAGCCTGATTACGCCGAACAGGCGCTTGATATAATAGACATTTTTGTAAGATCTGGCGCTGTTGACATCGTTGTGTTGGATTCTGTTGCTGCACTTGTGCCTAAAGCTGAATTAGAAGGAGAAATGGGCGAATCGTTTATGGGTGTACAGGCAAGGCTAATGTCACAGGCTTTGAGGAAATTAAACGGAAGCATTAGTAAATCAAAAACTTGCATGGTTTTTATTAACCAATTAAGGGAAAAGATTGGTGTTGTATTTGGTAATCCTGAGGTTACTCCTGGCGGCAGGGCACTTAAGTTTTTTGCCTCTGTCCGCCTTGATGTGAGAAGAGCAGAATCGATAAACGGTGATGCTGGTGGTGCAGGCAACAGGATTAGAATTAAAGTCGTTAAAAATAAAGTTGCTCCACCATACAAAGAAGCAGAAGTTGACCTTATTTTTGGTCAAGGAATTTCAAAGATTGCCGATCTCTTTGATGTGGCTGTGCAAAATGAAATTATTAAGAAATCTGGTTCTTTTTATTCCTACGGTGATATTAAACTCGGACAAGGAAGAGATAACGCTATTAAGGTGATTTCAGGTTCAGAAGAATTGCTTCAGAAGATTAAAAAAGAGCTTGATGAGAAACTCTTCACAAAAAAAGAAGAACAATAA
- the rimO gene encoding 30S ribosomal protein S12 methylthiotransferase RimO, which produces MKKVSIVSLGCPKNLVDAERVLGYLAGDYKISFNPDNSDVVIINTCAFLEVARNESESVIKEFVLKKRKGIIEKVVVMGCYPSLNVDYLKNKFKYVDAFVGTNNLADIKKAIEKGGLFVNAEPEFIELPRLQLTLPHYSYLKIADGCNHKCAFCLIPNIKGLLHSFKMEFLIEEAKALARNGVKELILIAQDTTQYGLDFYGEIKLIPLLEALEKIDGFEWIRILYTYPQPYIFELVKFMKDSKKIVPYIDMPIQHVSDKILRLMKRGYSAHELERIVDFIKSNGFALRTSVIVGFPQEDDKDFEELLRFIEKYGIDHLGIFAYSKENGTFSYSMEDVPSKDVHNRLKELEALKEEIALKRSNSFLNKEVPFVVDFVDRNKKISTGRTIFDAPDIDNIVYVKKVLKQSNFYKGIVKQVDKYEWLIEV; this is translated from the coding sequence ATGAAGAAAGTTTCTATAGTTAGCCTGGGTTGTCCTAAAAACCTTGTTGATGCTGAAAGAGTGCTTGGATATTTAGCAGGAGACTATAAGATTTCTTTTAATCCTGACAATTCAGATGTTGTTATTATTAATACCTGCGCTTTCTTGGAGGTAGCTCGTAATGAATCTGAAAGTGTGATTAAAGAATTTGTTTTAAAAAAGCGTAAGGGAATTATAGAAAAGGTTGTCGTTATGGGGTGTTATCCTTCGCTAAATGTAGATTATCTGAAAAATAAATTTAAGTACGTAGATGCCTTTGTGGGAACTAATAATTTAGCTGACATTAAGAAGGCAATCGAAAAAGGTGGTTTATTTGTTAACGCTGAACCTGAATTTATAGAGCTACCCCGTTTACAGCTCACTTTGCCTCATTACAGTTATTTAAAAATTGCAGATGGGTGTAATCATAAGTGTGCATTTTGCTTAATACCCAACATCAAAGGCTTGCTTCATAGTTTTAAAATGGAATTTTTAATTGAAGAAGCAAAAGCGTTAGCTCGAAATGGCGTAAAGGAACTGATACTGATAGCTCAAGATACAACACAATACGGACTTGACTTCTATGGGGAAATTAAACTCATTCCACTTTTAGAAGCATTAGAGAAAATCGATGGGTTTGAATGGATAAGGATACTATATACATATCCACAACCTTACATTTTTGAGTTAGTTAAATTTATGAAAGATTCAAAAAAAATTGTTCCATACATAGATATGCCAATACAGCATGTAAGTGATAAGATACTTCGTTTGATGAAAAGAGGGTATTCTGCCCATGAACTTGAAAGGATTGTTGATTTTATCAAATCAAATGGGTTTGCATTGAGGACATCGGTTATAGTAGGATTTCCTCAAGAAGACGATAAAGACTTCGAAGAGCTTTTAAGATTTATTGAGAAATACGGAATAGACCATCTGGGTATATTCGCATACTCAAAAGAAAATGGAACATTTAGTTATTCAATGGAAGATGTTCCTAGTAAGGATGTTCATAATCGCTTAAAAGAGCTTGAGGCACTTAAAGAAGAAATTGCTCTTAAAAGAAGCAACAGCTTTTTAAATAAAGAGGTGCCTTTTGTAGTTGATTTTGTTGATAGGAATAAAAAGATAAGTACAGGAAGGACAATTTTTGATGCTCCCGATATTGATAATATAGTTTATGTTAAAAAAGTCCTTAAGCAATCAAATTTTTACAAAGGTATTGTTAAGCAAGTTGACAAATACGAATGGTTGATAGAGGTATAA